The following are encoded together in the Colius striatus isolate bColStr4 chromosome 5, bColStr4.1.hap1, whole genome shotgun sequence genome:
- the GJC2 gene encoding gap junction gamma-2 protein — MTNMSWSFLTRLLEEIHNHSTFVGKVWLTVLIVFRIVLTAVGGESIYSDEQSKFICNTKQPGCDNVCYDAFAPLSHVRFWVFQIIMISTPSVMYLGYAIHRIARSAEEEKFKGFRKKKKQFALNWQAVHSVEDAMEADEEEPAISDDAAEREQAKAKPKSKEQQKHDGRRRIQQEGLMKIYVFQLLTRASFEVCFLIGQYLLYGFEVEAYYVCNRVPCPHTVDCFVSRPTEKTIFLLVMYVVSCLCLLLNMCEMFHLGFGTIRDAIRNRKINSFRQPPYNYAYPKNISCPPEYNLVVKSEKSTKIPNSLMAHEQNLANVAQEQQCTSPDENLPADLSTLHKHLRVAQEQLDIAFQSYSSTQANTQPSRTSSPASGGTVVEQNRANTAQEKQGAKPKGCLEKGSSSSKDGKTSVWI; from the coding sequence ATGACCAACATGAGCTGGAGCTTCCTAACCCGCCTGCTAGAAGAGATTCACAACCACTCCACCTTCGTGGGGAAGGTCTGGCTCACCGTGCTCATCGTGTTCCGCATCGTGCTGACGGCGGTGGGGGGCGAGTCCATCTACTCGGACGAGCAGAGCAAGTTCATCTGTAACACCAAGCAGCCCGGCTGCGACAACGTCTGCTACGATGCCTTCGCGCCGCTGTCGCACGTCAGGTTCTGGGTCTTCCAGATCATCATGATCTCCACCCCTTCCGTCATGTACCTGGGCTATGCCATCCACAGGATCGCCCGGTCGGCGGAGGAGGAGAAGTTCAAGGGCttcaggaagaagaagaagcagtTTGCCCTGAACTGGCAGGCGGTGCACAGCGTGGAGGACGCGATGGAGGCGGACGAAGAGGAGCCCGCCATCTCCGACGACGCGGCGGAACGCGAGCAAGCCAAAGCCAAGCCCAAgagcaaagagcagcagaagcacGACGGGAGGAGGCGCATCCAGCAGGAAGGGCTGATGAAAATCTACGTCTTCCAGCTCCTTACCAGAGCTTCCTTTGAGGTTTGCTTTCTGATAGGGCAGTACCTGCTCTACGGGTTTGAGGTAGAAGCCTATTATGTCTGCAACCGAGTCCCCTGCCCGCACACCGTGGACTGCTTTGTGTCCCGGCCAACAGAGAAAACCATCTTCCTCCTGGTGATGTACGTGGTGAGCTGCCTGTGCTTACTGCTCAACATGTGCGAGATGTTCCACCTGGGCTTCGGGACCATCCGAGATGCCATCCGCAACCGGAAGATCAACAGCTTTAGGCAGCCTCCCTACAACTATGCCTACCCAAAAAACATCTCCTGCCCTCCTGAGTACAACCTGGTAGTGAAATCGGAGAAGTCCACCAAGATCCCCAACAGCCTGATGGCTCACGAGCAGAACTTGGCCAACGTCGCTCAGGAGCAGCAGTGCACCAGCCCGGATGAGAACCTCCCGGCAGACTTGTCCACCCTTCACAAACACTTGCGAGTGGCCCAGGAGCAGTTAGACATAGCGTTTCAGAGCTACAGCAGCACCCAGGCCAACACACAACCCTCTCGTACCAGCAGCCCCGCCTCGGGTGGCACGGTGGTAGAGCAGAACAGGGCCAACACCGCTCAGGAGAAACAAGGTGCTAAACCCAAGGGCTGCTTGGAGAAAGGGAGCTCAAGCAGCAAAGATGGCAAGACGTCTGTGTGGATATAG